Genomic DNA from Stegostoma tigrinum isolate sSteTig4 unplaced genomic scaffold, sSteTig4.hap1 scaffold_118, whole genome shotgun sequence:
tcacttgcacagaaggctaccgtAGAAGAGTCAGATTCTATGTGggagaagaacacgaccaaaccatcgaacaagttgacgaaaagctcctgtcctacccatcacgcttcattgcagagcagctgacttttatggatgctgtgagtaaacaggagtCTGGCGGccagtcattctgaataagatgtttcagtcagcagtaggcatctgaatctctctgtattgtttaatgctattactgctccaccagtcattataactgaattcccttcaaaatgcagtcttccaagatgttaaaatgtgttgtttgacgtgtgacttcagtatctcgcttgaaatacctgccaactaaaacttcagcacttgtcatttgttttgaatgaacgccatgtgaaataagtgacccgagagagcactgaaaatcctttgtaacttagtgttgaaactttacaaaatgaatagtatttcagggtaaaagtttaattgtttcatcataacagtcactgtttcttcaagagtccactgattttgtttgtagtatccaggatggcaattttgttgttttcccagaatcttctggagtgggATCAGCCACGGggtattccagtctagtctccaaggtggcttgatgCCTACCTCGACAAAATGAGACTCttggttgctgaatcaaaatttgagttatgtcaaagtctggtcataggcttaggcttgaagtggaagttcagtggtctgtatgacagcattgggtgtgactctagaatgtaagtagtcctctaggtctcaaaaatcctaagcatatgttcatgttcagaacaggggtgcagcaatctcatctggaagtgaccagtttgtcaaaagtaggttttggttatgggataagagataatgggaactacagatgcagaagaacccgagataacaaagtgcagagctgggtgagcacagttgctccgaagatgctgcttggcctgctgtgttcctccagctccacactttgttatctcagtttgttaaggggcagctgcttttctgcacagagttccaaaggtaactgtctgttttgactgcagtctctgttgcatatgtgtatgtatacaccgactggcacttagagtctaatcatgtgacatattgatgacaacagccatttttggtgggaagCAACCTAGCTGGGTGTCTGTTgaggaatgtagctgcttttcttttgttgaaccatcgagatctgcagtgagggttgtgagtctttgtcaAATCAGTGGTTTTACCTGGTGAATATTAAAGCGGTTTTTTTGATCCTCATTGCTAGTTTTTTTCTTTACCATGCAGAGCCAGGGGGCTGAAAtgttaaacagcaggagttttattatgtagtttactgtcgaggcagcagggttagccTAAGCTATTCCTTGCCGGAAATGATcgctgacatcattgtgacgtgatcagactgttaaaagtgagagcccaccatgcttgcataaacatgcaacagtttcccactcgatggtttctgagcactCCTTTCTACTGCAgcctgtcacagccaactctggctttgaaagtgacgaaactgacaaatttctccattctgaatgagtttacggggatcCGAAGGAGCTATTTGCCggttgtgttaactttcactgtcggagcataattgttgatgggagttgctcatcttgaagagggagacagaaggacaCAATGTAATCTGAATGAccagttgacaagcttggacgtttggcaatatttgtgttcagcatgaaaccaacagtggtgaagtgttgacattgaggcctgttgaaccaacagagggccaggctgccattgtgttctgtcaacctgccttggtgcgagaagtagacatgatgcagggccgctatactgatgcccagcctgtctagcctgtgggccaccagggctgagcatctgtagcagtgactattgccagcagagccatgcattgatggtgtgcgtggagccaacagtcggagttgggtggagataaccagtgattttaaatctaacctacaaataggaagcagatgactgaaaattcgagggttttgatctgtctgaatagccaatgtgcccttgtgcatcaatgtgagtattttctagccagtcgttgacaatatagcatgcagttttaatgtacaattgcaaactagcaggacgaatgtacccatggatggacaaatcttgtttgtcgttcattgcttaaaacatggcacgactgacacctttaacctttgtttcctttttatttttgatcaggatctttttcggaaacttgtgcccagccaatgtttagggtccatctggtctcaacgagggaaggaagaaaaacagcatctggtatcaaccgtccaggccaccatgacacagttcaataatgttacaaaatgtgtcaccagcaccatattaagacGCCAACAGTTGAAACCATGGCAGAcggctaaaatcattgagaaatggattgatgttgcccaggtacactattctttattggtttttagcctttgtgacatgttaaagtccacagtgcatgaaacaaccatggtggaagagagcaagccattaacactatgtgttgatatgtccaaggtttgaaagcctcttgaattggtgagcagaatacttttctgaataagagttgaatgcttcatggaaaatcctagcattcataatttctgtagtgctggctgctaatagctcttgcctcagtttacagttgcattgaaatattaatgtatttttttctaatcaaaaatatttatgtggataaaaaaggcaaactgatttcagatttttactggcccttcaaaaacgaagttagttattgggcattacatagtgttatttgcctcccttccaagcCGTAATCAGTTTatgaaacagtgtacattttattcccaatgttctgcattctgtatgcCTACATGACGgcacttcagtaacttgcctggttgtctgtttcctatgtgtttgccaaaggaatttgtctcagcatgttagtcagcaatcgggaaaagagtgaggaagggctgtcagatctgataccaggtttgtacttgtcgccaacatgtggcatGCCCACTtgtacatttggaaaggatcaggataggaaccgagtaattaactaattaagtaaaggaagtaattgattcttactgattttataatccaaaattgcactggattttgcaacaaaattgtactttcaatgtattttcccgtatacacgtgacaacaaaatattcattcattcgtaaggtttggaatgaaagttcacaataattctgttgccagctaatttagagaagtctggtttgggtcttggcaacactgcctgcatcagttttgactcgttaagagtcttgaggcattaatgggaccttgatggggatttgaaagtctgtctccagtttcacaacatggagcagttcaaccgaatgtaggctgactcccagtagtagacatggatgaaggagttgctgacatatacactggtgctatcaaaggctattctgaagaggaatcaccaccttactttgatcacttggctgacttttctagttctgattttgagtttttacaatagttgacaaggagtggcttccatgttgaagtgccctccattacttccattttactgcagcagctttatttccctgaagccggAAGACTATGGGCTGgagaacctacctgctggccttaatcagataaggctcttatgattatgccaattgacgcacctctaaagaaatcccaaatggtgtgatcaccctgcccctccctggccttcctccccaagcagaattggctttgagacctgataacaaacactcgcaggcttcctcctcatctccaccacaccccaaagtacacatttgggaggtttgatttgatccagttttctccctacctccaacaggttgggggggtggtggaaacagatgaaggacattcagctgctaatctaggtaagattagttaactcagtatcaataacgtagtgattcataaaagtagacccaatttcctgatttgtctgttttccctcgaatgagtatctcacgtgactggtcctgccctcctattctgtcagataatacaacctatcattcatttatgagctaaatgtgatggatataacaaagatgattaccccgcctccaccccctaccttcgcgacttctaccactcagatgtccatgtctcaatcctactcattttaagctctcctttggtgtcagtaatcatatctaaccagtcacaggctggcagcaagggaactgaagaggttgtctcagagggatacaaaacgaatatcaaggtttgagttgccaagaatcatggaattctttccctcaaaaagtttgtttgttaatgctgttattttctcagctaacatttttctgatagaacctttttaaaaagtctgaggtgttgggtaatggggagtcactgctttttccacagaactcacggctttttttctctgacaggaatgtaggattttgcagaatttctcgtcagtgcatgctattaccactgcattgcaatcaaatagtgtgttcaatttgaagaagacttgggcagccgtgtcaaagtaagtcattgttcagaaagagccatgtaatttttatttaataagtatgaggtaggaaattgcaggtttgacctccaggtttacttgcacaagtgatcttcacacgctcggtgcattaacaggattaccagaggcactacagtgcaatcctaacaattggttaattggcagaatctttcatccTTTCACAAAGGAgcgaagagttaatttgtttaattggaaaaagaaaactgtttggcaacttgaaatatttaactatcgtgttccaaaactgatctgctgttggatgtaacgtaacacagtttcctgtggatatgctgtgatggggtgatataagccggaggtttgtgtgggatgctaaaatacaaagacaacaattattttaatctcccaagaaagcactctataacactttgaagtgcacacctgtagtttatgttcgtgtgcctcagaccatttgatcatggttgtgtttttgtaggcagcttgggaatgaaatctctcttgctgcaatgagattcaccaaaacgactgcactcaagagcttttgcagcacaatggcagtatccccatccctgggtttcaacaatcagggttcaagttctacctgccccagagattgccaaaacatttctgaacaattgggttaaaataactatacttattgtaaaaatgcttcactgccgttcactctctgtattacttgcttatttgtcagattccgtatcagctgtttgttatcttgactctattctgtcaagagtaatttgtctcattctcttgactaggagcagtaagacaacatttgaagacctttcaaacaatgaagaagataactttgTAGCGAgtagagagctgctaatggaggtaaggtgttgcacttggcccagtgtgactatattcagggcatgatcaatagtttctagtaaaatatctgcaatgaactcagttggtgactgaatgcatacagattctgtcaatcaatactgcaacaggagtatatgtattgcagtccaggtggtctggcttggctcaagtcttccaagattgttttgtcatgattcttataattgctgatgatattgcagttaacattttaatcgacatctaatttggttatactgcagtgatgcagccttcatagattatctttctcagcgttcattatcttggaaatttgaactgaagcaatgtctatgatgcagtaatgcagccttcatagattatctttctcagtgttcattatcttggaaatttgaactgaagcaatgtatatgatgcagtgatgcagccttcatagattacctttctcagtgttcatgatcttggaaatttgaactgaagcaatgtctatgatgcagtgatgcagccttcatagattatctttctcagtgttcattatcttggaaatttgaactgaagcaatgtctaaagtgcgatatgtgccaatttctttttcttttgctttgtacacctcaagggccttgtaattaataaaagccaaggcaaaacattaagagatttaactggttctcataagtgtttttactcaattaccatgtcttccttttcttgttctctgcagtcagaactatttgctgcgtaggaatggagagatattcatatctctttgttcagtatttcagacatcaactatctagtttcaactagcttggacgaaaactgacaagtttctagccattcctcctcactccttttatcatgctctttgtccactcattttgctcctgaatttgacaaaataacagaataattggtcagatataaatattttggtgccactttaccaaactagttgtccagctcagaaaatagtcaacgttttcttattctctaaatcattcttagTTGGAATTGAAACACTTTCaagctggtatttgaagagggagaaatgcagtaatcatgctagcatgttgtcagtttgacagacactccatttttcaaactgctcaatgttctagttgcagtgaactatctttttacattgctttccagatgtttgccccagaatttctactgccctgctgtcacactttgtttattgtgtgttgtgattggtgcactgtacagaatttcaacatatttttctgatctagattgaatctaaaagtaggtttgcttttataatcaaaaatgtgtgctctgcatgatgattgtttttgtggtgcaaaattctgtaagtatacaggggaaaatgtgagttcatgattggacagttgtataacttccataaagctttctcccagattatgcagtgaattacagtgcatggtttgctaatctttcagcatcttacacaaatgtgctttggcagtggtgcagggcaccgcaatagttcttgctgtgtgtacattaatgttcaagacacaaaagctccaagtgtgaacagcaggttcacagatgacacaagaattggagcggtagtaagtagcaaaatgccttagttttgaggcacacattgttccagctgtggctcaactaatgttatttacagttccatcattacccgtttgctgttatattcaggcaagtatccaatattttaccaacttatccacaggtcctcctgccttcaagaatatgtttatgcacacaccaaAGTCCTTTtgatcctctgtcatccagacccaaaacatcaactttcctgctcctctgaagctgcctggcctgctgtgttcatccagctccacaccttattatctcattgaacatatattcTCCTGACCTATTAGacccccaaaatgcttcacctcacacttttctggattgaattctatttgcctctgttcaggccttctaaccagcccatatgcgtaacccgagagactaaggctttttgctgttcacaaccgtccaattcttgtgtcatctgtgaaccggctgttcatacttggagctttcgtgtcttcaacattaatgtacgcacagtaagaactattactgtaccctgtggtatgctgctggatgaaagcatcaagttgctgaaaagcccttcaaaaatcacatttactTCCTGCCGCAAACCCAATTTTGGCTCCAATTTGCCAATTCGATGTATCTCCTAGGCTCTTAGGTTCTGAACCAACCCAccatctgagaccattaaattatttcttcggGTAAGAGAGGTGTCTAATGAAAAGACCTTGAGAAGAATTgtattcttgagtttagaaaaaaatgacgtttaaacttgttgagacaaagttttggagatctggtgaggtaaattgtttttatcttcaagcgaaattgcacgttacatagaaaatttccaatctccaaatgatgaggttacacaaatattgagtttggtttccagttcacagatgagggatcaaacgttgaacttgcctggcctttatagatctaacgttgcattccactgtataactgtctaaaattttgagtcctaaattttgattctaaatagatttagttgtatgatcaagggaataaataagacatggagtagtaattttgagaaataggacaatgagttcacaatggattaaacaaattcacctctctttttctaggatatcgttcagggaattgtgccgtacctgggaactttcttaacagaattttcagcactggattcggctttcccgaattaccattcagtaagtctctcttacaagatttggattccttatttgctgatgagcgctattattatggtttcattgcaagctgcttgtagatgagaatcaaagcaataaaaaaaatgaatgagtttgattaataat
This window encodes:
- the LOC132207656 gene encoding ral guanine nucleotide dissociation stimulator-like 1, which translates into the protein MVLMNCRSKTFDSPNSEKDEEPSSPKATADISNSGNVDSANGEENGSCVSSGSSEIIADCESVESKHCPNSDEIQNLSSPEKGATVKKSIDFNRSSFLEEYNFSPAEKETLMKIAIPEILEIWLEESAEDFRQVPTYSCLRKVLSYLNQTVPGSDAEHRAQKLLSWFLAEETAEKEMFKGYRRRVRFYVGEEHDQTIEQVDEKLLSYPSRFIAEQLTFMDADLFRKLVPSQCLGSIWSQRGKEEKQHLVSTVQATMTQFNNVTKCVTSTILRRQQLKPWQTAKIIEKWIDVAQECRILQNFSSVHAITTALQSNSVFNLKKTWAAVSKSSKTTFEDLSNNEEDNFVASRELLMEDIVQGIVPYLGTFLTEFSALDSAFPNYHSNGLINFDKRQKLL